Proteins from one Planctomycetia bacterium genomic window:
- the pckA gene encoding phosphoenolpyruvate carboxykinase (ATP), protein MAPLPDLSRYGIYHAEYLRNPPAARLYEEAIKSDHGVITSVGALLSRSGSKTGRSPKDKRIVDHPMSSADVWWGDVNIKLAEHSFLVNRQRAVDFLNFRSQIYVVDGYAGWDPRYRLKIRIICARPYHALFMYNMLIRPTRDELESFGEPDYVIFNAGEFPANLHTEQMTSRTTIDLSFELKEFVILGTEYAGEMKKGVFTIMNYLMPKRGVLSMHCSANEGPAGDTSLFFGLSGTGKTTLSADPHRALIGDDEHCWSDDGVFNIEGGCYAKCVNLTKEKEPEIFDAIRFGSVLENVAYDERTRRVDYNNISVTENTRCSYPIEFIPNAKIPCIGNHPKNIILLTCDAFGVLPPVSKLSPEQAMYHFISGYTAKVAGTEVGVKEPQATFSACFGAAFLVWHPTKYAEMLAEKMRAHGAEAWLVNTGWSGGAYGTGLRMKLEYTRAIIDAIHSGELAQAPTVADPWFGFQVPQRATGVPEAILTPRKVWSDAAAYDSTAEHLADLFRKNFAKYADAAGATLLAAGPKRATQPMST, encoded by the coding sequence ATGGCTCCGCTCCCGGATCTCTCTCGCTACGGTATCTACCACGCCGAATACTTGCGCAACCCGCCTGCGGCGCGACTCTACGAAGAAGCGATCAAGAGCGATCACGGCGTCATCACTTCCGTCGGCGCGTTGCTCTCGCGCAGCGGCTCGAAGACCGGTCGAAGCCCGAAAGATAAACGGATCGTCGACCATCCGATGTCGTCGGCCGATGTCTGGTGGGGCGACGTCAACATCAAGCTCGCCGAGCATTCGTTCTTAGTGAACCGGCAGCGCGCCGTCGACTTTCTCAACTTCCGCTCGCAGATCTACGTCGTCGACGGCTACGCCGGCTGGGATCCGCGCTATCGCCTCAAGATCCGCATCATCTGCGCCCGGCCGTACCACGCGCTGTTCATGTACAACATGCTCATTCGGCCGACGCGCGACGAGCTCGAATCGTTCGGTGAGCCCGATTATGTGATCTTCAATGCCGGCGAGTTCCCCGCGAACCTGCACACCGAGCAGATGACCTCGCGGACGACGATCGACCTCAGTTTCGAACTCAAGGAGTTCGTCATCCTCGGCACCGAATACGCCGGCGAGATGAAGAAGGGGGTCTTCACGATCATGAACTACCTGATGCCGAAGCGCGGAGTGCTCTCGATGCACTGCTCGGCCAACGAAGGACCCGCCGGCGACACCTCGCTCTTCTTCGGCCTTTCGGGCACCGGCAAGACGACCCTCTCGGCCGACCCGCACCGCGCGCTCATCGGCGACGACGAGCATTGCTGGAGCGACGACGGAGTGTTCAATATCGAAGGGGGTTGCTACGCGAAGTGCGTGAACCTCACGAAAGAAAAAGAGCCCGAAATCTTCGACGCGATTCGCTTCGGCTCGGTGTTGGAAAACGTGGCGTACGACGAACGAACCCGCCGCGTCGACTACAACAACATCTCCGTCACGGAAAACACGCGCTGCTCGTACCCGATCGAATTTATTCCGAACGCGAAGATTCCGTGCATCGGCAACCATCCGAAGAACATCATCCTGCTTACATGCGACGCGTTCGGCGTGCTGCCGCCGGTGAGTAAGCTTTCGCCCGAACAAGCAATGTACCACTTCATCTCGGGCTACACGGCGAAAGTGGCAGGCACCGAGGTCGGCGTGAAAGAGCCGCAAGCGACGTTCTCGGCTTGTTTCGGTGCGGCGTTTCTCGTGTGGCATCCGACGAAATACGCGGAGATGCTCGCCGAAAAAATGCGTGCGCATGGTGCCGAGGCTTGGCTTGTGAACACCGGTTGGTCGGGCGGCGCCTACGGCACCGGCCTGCGCATGAAGCTCGAATATACGCGGGCCATCATCGACGCAATCCACTCCGGCGAGCTTGCCCAAGCGCCGACGGTCGCCGATCCGTGGTTCGGCTTCCAAGTGCCGCAGCGCGCGACGGGCGTTCCCGAGGCGATCCTCACGCCGCGCAAAGTCTGGAGCGATGCCGCCGCTTACGATTCGACGGCCGAACACCTTGCCGACTTGTTCCGGAAGAACTTCGCCAAGTATGCCGACGCCGCCGGCGCAACGCTCCTCGCAGCCGGCCCGAAGCGCGCGACGCAGCCGATGTCGACGTAG
- a CDS encoding WD40 repeat domain-containing protein — protein MPTIFTKRFATYLTLAALLASPAASTLAADAPKEAAPKAAAPKEPAKAEPAKTEPAKTEPVKKAEAKEPGQQAAAPKAPPAKLPEAKEHAPPPAVAPSTSPAANLAQHTRWVVDLAYSPDGKLLATVGGESLLYRQGDVAVWDAATGARKGTFAGHDSSVWSVAFSADGKTLATGSYDGIVKLWETATGKETASFPAHPHWIRALAFVPGSGLLASASEDGLVKLWDVSSAKPVEKQTLKGHTAAVNAILFSTDGKTLVTASDDKTIQVWDVAKGTPKAKLEGHTEPALTLAWVVADKQFVSGGEDRSIKIWNLDATKPAEMPTQRNWTTGITATPDGKVVVAGGYDRTLRLIDPAKKIETKLLEGFTTTVWTVALSPDGKQLAAGGAYDSSGKIPSVRLWQVPELKEAFPVDRPASATGAKLNDPWKPAPPPEVVIAAEPAKPPMAKPEEKKPEPAKPAEKKPEEKKPEAKKPEEKKPEPAKPQAAPAAPAEKKPEAKPAPVPEKKADVKTETKPDAKPEVKKADPAAPKK, from the coding sequence ATGCCCACGATCTTCACAAAACGATTCGCAACCTACCTCACGCTCGCCGCACTCCTCGCCTCGCCGGCGGCGTCGACCTTGGCCGCCGACGCACCGAAAGAAGCCGCGCCGAAAGCTGCGGCACCTAAGGAGCCGGCCAAAGCGGAACCGGCGAAGACCGAGCCCGCTAAAACGGAACCGGTGAAGAAGGCCGAGGCCAAAGAGCCGGGCCAGCAAGCGGCCGCCCCCAAAGCGCCGCCGGCTAAATTGCCGGAAGCGAAAGAACACGCTCCGCCGCCGGCTGTGGCTCCTTCGACGTCGCCGGCTGCGAACCTCGCGCAGCACACGCGTTGGGTCGTCGACCTCGCCTACTCGCCCGATGGCAAGCTGCTCGCCACGGTCGGCGGCGAGAGCCTGCTCTATCGGCAAGGGGACGTCGCCGTTTGGGACGCCGCGACCGGTGCCCGCAAGGGGACGTTCGCCGGACACGATTCGAGCGTGTGGTCGGTAGCATTCTCGGCCGACGGGAAGACGCTTGCCACCGGCTCATACGACGGCATCGTGAAGCTGTGGGAAACGGCGACCGGAAAAGAAACGGCGTCGTTCCCTGCCCATCCGCATTGGATCCGCGCCCTCGCCTTCGTGCCGGGCTCGGGCCTGCTCGCTTCGGCCAGTGAAGACGGCCTCGTGAAACTTTGGGACGTCTCGAGCGCGAAGCCGGTCGAGAAGCAAACCCTCAAGGGTCACACGGCCGCCGTGAACGCGATCCTCTTCTCGACCGACGGCAAGACCCTCGTGACGGCGAGCGACGACAAGACGATTCAAGTTTGGGACGTCGCCAAAGGAACGCCGAAGGCGAAGCTTGAAGGACACACCGAGCCGGCGCTCACGCTCGCGTGGGTCGTCGCCGATAAGCAATTCGTTTCCGGTGGCGAAGACCGCTCGATCAAGATCTGGAACCTCGATGCCACGAAGCCGGCCGAGATGCCGACGCAACGCAACTGGACGACCGGCATCACCGCCACGCCCGACGGCAAGGTCGTCGTCGCGGGAGGCTACGATCGCACGCTCCGGCTGATCGATCCGGCGAAGAAGATCGAGACGAAGCTGCTCGAAGGTTTCACCACGACGGTCTGGACCGTCGCCCTCTCGCCTGACGGCAAGCAACTCGCGGCCGGCGGCGCGTATGATTCAAGCGGCAAGATTCCTTCGGTTCGCTTGTGGCAAGTGCCGGAGTTGAAGGAAGCGTTTCCGGTCGATCGCCCGGCGAGTGCGACCGGCGCGAAGTTGAACGACCCTTGGAAGCCCGCTCCGCCGCCGGAAGTGGTCATTGCCGCAGAGCCGGCAAAGCCGCCGATGGCCAAGCCGGAAGAGAAGAAGCCTGAACCGGCCAAGCCCGCTGAAAAGAAACCCGAAGAGAAAAAACCGGAAGCGAAGAAGCCGGAGGAAAAGAAGCCCGAGCCCGCGAAACCACAAGCGGCTCCTGCGGCTCCTGCGGAGAAGAAGCCGGAAGCCAAGCCGGCTCCGGTGCCGGAGAAGAAAGCCGATGTAAAAACCGAAACGAAGCCGGACGCTAAACCGGAAGTGAAGAAGGCCGATCCGGCGGCTCCGAAGAAATAG
- a CDS encoding RNA polymerase subunit sigma: MSGPIIRSGPSPKFTQNWDSIFSGKSGAKAKPAAAKPEAKAAAKAEPKAAKAAKPAKAAKPAAKSTKKKAKK, from the coding sequence ATGTCTGGACCGATCATCCGTTCCGGCCCTAGCCCGAAGTTTACGCAGAATTGGGACAGCATTTTCTCGGGCAAGAGCGGAGCCAAGGCCAAGCCGGCCGCAGCCAAACCGGAAGCGAAAGCCGCGGCCAAGGCCGAACCGAAGGCCGCCAAAGCCGCGAAGCCGGCCAAAGCTGCCAAGCCCGCCGCGAAGTCGACGAAGAAGAAAGCCAAGAAGTAG
- a CDS encoding cob(I)yrinic acid a,c-diamide adenosyltransferase, with translation MKIYTKTGDDGETGLFGGPRVPKDHLRIEAYGTVDELNSVVGLVRLHLRSSQALLVGLDANLERIQNELFDLGAALATPEPMKFGIAGITDDAITALELSIDRLELDLEPLRQFILPGGAPAAAYLHLARTVCRRAERLLVALARAADIAPNAVIYLNRLSDWLFVAARWVNKSEGQPDVPWLKERPTS, from the coding sequence ATGAAGATCTACACGAAGACCGGCGACGACGGCGAAACCGGACTCTTCGGCGGGCCCCGCGTGCCGAAAGATCATCTGCGCATCGAGGCCTACGGCACCGTCGATGAGTTGAACAGCGTCGTCGGGCTCGTGCGGCTGCATTTGCGCTCGTCGCAGGCGCTGCTCGTCGGGCTCGATGCGAACTTAGAGCGAATCCAGAACGAACTCTTCGATCTTGGGGCCGCGCTGGCGACTCCCGAGCCGATGAAGTTCGGCATTGCGGGAATCACCGACGACGCGATCACGGCACTTGAGCTCTCAATCGATCGCCTCGAACTAGACCTCGAACCGCTGCGTCAATTCATCCTACCCGGCGGCGCACCGGCTGCCGCTTACTTGCATCTGGCCCGCACGGTCTGTCGCCGCGCCGAACGGCTGTTAGTCGCGCTCGCGCGCGCAGCCGATATCGCACCCAACGCGGTAATCTATCTGAATCGCCTCAGCGACTGGCTCTTCGTCGCCGCCCGCTGGGTAAACAAAAGCGAAGGCCAACCGGACGTTCCCTGGCTAAAAGAACGTCCAACGTCGTAG
- a CDS encoding sugar nucleotide-binding protein: MAEAPIPLPLLITGIAGVAGYNAFHYFRDKYPGQVIGIRQRDSKLTGPGVVACDAEDHDGLARLFAEHKFRAVLDCAGNCALRACELDPDLAWRINVGGVKNLLGAIRAAAEPVRLVHLSIDLVYSGFGYGNHIETDPTDPVTVYGKTMVAAEEVLAAEMPEACVLRISLPMGISFNGHAGAIDWIQSRFKKGRMATLYFDEFRTPTYTDCLNELCETVLAHERLQAPLSGLFHAGAPLALSLYEIAQVINRVGGYDPHLLMGCPRLHAGPIPPRAGNVAMDSSKLAAALGYQPFDPWPHHTAHVPTDRLWHYRRRGTEPGSETLLAEVLYRNPRRRG; the protein is encoded by the coding sequence TTGGCCGAAGCGCCGATTCCGTTGCCGCTCTTGATCACCGGCATCGCCGGAGTCGCCGGGTACAATGCGTTTCATTATTTTCGCGACAAGTATCCCGGCCAAGTCATCGGCATCCGTCAGCGCGACAGCAAGCTCACGGGCCCCGGCGTCGTGGCGTGCGATGCCGAAGATCACGACGGGCTCGCGCGACTCTTCGCCGAGCACAAGTTTCGCGCCGTGCTCGATTGCGCCGGCAACTGCGCGCTGCGGGCCTGCGAACTCGATCCCGATCTCGCTTGGCGGATCAACGTCGGCGGGGTGAAGAACTTACTCGGCGCGATTCGCGCGGCGGCCGAACCGGTGCGGCTCGTGCATCTGTCGATCGACTTGGTCTACTCCGGCTTCGGCTACGGCAACCACATCGAGACCGACCCGACCGATCCCGTCACGGTCTACGGCAAGACGATGGTCGCGGCCGAAGAGGTGTTGGCGGCGGAGATGCCCGAGGCCTGCGTGCTTCGGATCTCGTTGCCGATGGGGATCAGCTTCAACGGCCATGCCGGAGCGATCGATTGGATTCAATCGCGTTTCAAGAAGGGGCGCATGGCGACCCTCTACTTCGACGAGTTTCGCACGCCGACTTATACCGACTGCTTGAACGAACTCTGCGAGACCGTGCTTGCGCATGAGCGATTGCAAGCGCCGCTCAGCGGATTGTTTCACGCCGGCGCACCGCTTGCGCTCTCGCTCTACGAGATCGCGCAAGTGATCAATCGCGTCGGCGGCTACGATCCGCACTTGCTGATGGGCTGCCCGAGGTTGCACGCCGGCCCGATCCCGCCGCGAGCGGGAAACGTAGCGATGGATTCGTCGAAGCTGGCCGCAGCACTCGGCTATCAACCGTTCGACCCCTGGCCGCACCACACGGCCCACGTGCCGACGGACCGGCTTTGGCACTATCGCCGGCGAGGCACGGAGCCAGGCTCGGAAACGCTGCTGGCCGAAGTGCTTTATCGGAACCCGAGACGCCGAGGATAG
- a CDS encoding RidA family protein, with product MSPQKKAEQLGITFEKLAPGYLNKCVRSGNQLLTSGHTSKIKGKLGADLKTEQGNAAARECAIEILRSVWNTHGTLDGLKVLKVLGCVNCTPDFIDQPAVINGCSDLLHEIFGKETDGYHARSALGFASLPSGVAVEIEAIFEVKG from the coding sequence ATGAGTCCGCAGAAGAAGGCCGAGCAACTCGGCATCACGTTCGAGAAACTAGCTCCCGGCTACTTGAACAAGTGCGTCCGCTCGGGAAACCAACTCCTCACGTCGGGCCACACGAGCAAGATCAAAGGGAAGCTCGGGGCCGACCTTAAGACCGAGCAAGGCAACGCTGCGGCCCGCGAATGCGCGATCGAAATTCTGCGGAGCGTGTGGAATACGCACGGCACGCTCGACGGCCTGAAGGTGCTTAAGGTTCTCGGTTGCGTGAATTGCACGCCCGACTTCATCGACCAGCCGGCCGTGATCAACGGCTGCTCGGACCTGCTGCATGAAATCTTCGGCAAAGAGACGGACGGCTACCACGCCCGCAGCGCGCTCGGCTTCGCCTCGCTTCCCAGCGGCGTGGCGGTGGAGATCGAGGCGATCTTCGAGGTGAAGGGGTAA
- a CDS encoding Gfo/Idh/MocA family oxidoreductase produces MNDPHDLQRPSTNPNHPEFARRDMLRLAGAAGVMSLAGLAQGEEAAKPSARPTPGKTYRIGVVSAAILGKPQKLNGHTWHFAQYLHPTFDFDALKRHNPPAFDSFQKVYRNPKLDFGRLPFPDSKITHYYDADPAVAKMFTDVFPGVQVATSLEKMAEEVDAIWMGDASGLGEDHFDLCAPGLAKGLPTFCDKPIGGTVAGTKKILDFARKHKAPIMSASIFCYEWGMENALRIRDSAEFGQLEHVSARLQSRYSLPGWMIYGQHPVWTVMTLMGAGVDSVSLYEYKDTCHGLITWPDRYPCHVWFGQPYVGFEYDRTDVYFKKKLLSYTSSIDGDFAYGHKYQMFRMAEEFLKMVRTGVEPIPHQEILEVTAVVWAGAKSLKEQSRLVKLSEVMG; encoded by the coding sequence ATGAACGACCCGCATGATCTTCAACGACCAAGCACGAACCCAAATCACCCCGAGTTCGCTCGGCGCGACATGCTTAGGCTGGCCGGTGCGGCGGGGGTAATGTCGCTGGCCGGGCTTGCGCAAGGGGAAGAAGCTGCGAAGCCCTCGGCACGACCGACACCGGGAAAGACTTATCGCATCGGCGTGGTTTCGGCGGCGATTCTCGGCAAGCCGCAGAAGCTCAACGGCCACACCTGGCACTTCGCGCAATACCTGCATCCGACGTTCGACTTCGATGCTCTGAAGCGACACAATCCGCCGGCATTCGACAGCTTCCAGAAAGTTTATCGCAACCCGAAGCTCGACTTCGGGCGTTTGCCGTTCCCCGACTCGAAGATCACGCACTATTACGATGCCGACCCGGCGGTCGCGAAAATGTTTACCGACGTCTTCCCGGGCGTGCAGGTGGCGACGTCGCTCGAGAAGATGGCCGAAGAAGTCGATGCGATCTGGATGGGAGACGCCTCGGGCCTGGGTGAAGACCACTTCGACCTCTGTGCGCCGGGCTTAGCGAAAGGGCTGCCGACGTTTTGCGACAAGCCGATCGGCGGCACGGTCGCAGGGACGAAGAAGATTCTCGACTTCGCGCGCAAGCACAAAGCGCCGATCATGTCGGCGAGCATCTTTTGCTATGAATGGGGCATGGAAAACGCTCTTCGCATTCGCGACTCCGCGGAGTTCGGGCAGCTCGAGCATGTGTCGGCACGGTTGCAGAGCCGCTATAGCTTGCCCGGCTGGATGATTTACGGACAGCATCCGGTCTGGACCGTGATGACGTTGATGGGAGCCGGCGTCGATTCGGTGAGCCTGTACGAATACAAAGACACGTGCCACGGGCTCATCACTTGGCCCGACCGTTATCCGTGTCATGTGTGGTTCGGCCAACCTTACGTGGGTTTCGAGTACGACCGAACCGACGTCTACTTCAAGAAAAAGTTGCTGAGCTATACGTCGTCGATCGACGGCGATTTCGCCTACGGACATAAGTATCAGATGTTCCGCATGGCCGAAGAATTTCTCAAGATGGTGCGCACCGGCGTAGAGCCGATTCCTCACCAAGAAATTCTCGAAGTGACGGCCGTCGTCTGGGCCGGCGCCAAGTCGCTCAAGGAACAAAGCCGACTGGTGAAGCTATCCGAGGTGATGGGCTAA
- a CDS encoding VOC family protein: MINQLWINLPVKDVAKAREFFVKIGFTLNPQYGNGPGSASLLVGTKSTCVMLFPEATFQSFVMNEVADPRRATEVLFSIGADSRAEVDEMAQKVAAAGGTVFAEPSAKGDWMYGCGFIDPDGHRWNMLYMDMSKIPKG, from the coding sequence ATGATCAATCAGCTTTGGATCAATCTGCCGGTCAAGGATGTGGCGAAGGCGCGCGAGTTCTTCGTGAAGATCGGCTTCACGTTGAATCCGCAGTACGGCAATGGGCCCGGCTCGGCGAGTCTGCTCGTAGGGACGAAGAGTACCTGCGTGATGCTGTTTCCCGAGGCGACCTTTCAAAGCTTCGTGATGAACGAGGTCGCCGATCCGCGACGCGCGACCGAAGTGTTGTTCTCGATCGGCGCCGACAGCCGAGCCGAAGTCGACGAGATGGCGCAGAAGGTCGCGGCGGCCGGCGGCACGGTGTTCGCCGAGCCGAGCGCGAAGGGAGATTGGATGTACGGCTGCGGCTTCATCGACCCGGACGGCCACCGCTGGAACATGCTCTATATGGATATGAGCAAGATCCCGAAGGGATAA
- the msrB gene encoding peptide-methionine (R)-S-oxide reductase MsrB: MPRLTSTLSIAVLISTFIAAGGWFVATSLRDGASIAAAADPAAPPATKEPASKEAASKDAPSATSDEKVVKTEAEWRKILTQKQFYVTRLKGTERAFTGEYTDTKTPGVYRCIGCGEVLFSSDGKFDSHCGWPSFYQPAEGLKSKKIEEHVDNSAGMQRTEVTCRKCGAHLGHVFNDSPQTPTGLRYCINSASLKLEPKAVSVEKAAPAAATPEKK; encoded by the coding sequence ATGCCTCGCTTGACTAGTACGCTGAGCATTGCGGTTTTGATCTCGACCTTCATCGCCGCCGGCGGTTGGTTCGTCGCAACGAGCCTCCGCGACGGGGCCTCGATCGCCGCCGCTGCCGACCCTGCCGCACCACCTGCAACAAAAGAGCCTGCCTCCAAGGAGGCCGCCTCGAAGGATGCGCCCTCGGCAACGAGCGATGAGAAGGTCGTGAAGACCGAGGCCGAGTGGCGGAAGATTCTTACGCAGAAGCAGTTCTACGTCACGCGCTTGAAAGGAACCGAACGGGCCTTCACCGGCGAGTATACCGACACGAAGACTCCCGGCGTCTATCGTTGCATCGGCTGCGGCGAGGTGCTGTTCTCGTCGGACGGAAAGTTCGACTCGCATTGCGGCTGGCCGAGCTTCTATCAACCGGCCGAAGGGTTGAAGAGCAAGAAGATCGAAGAACACGTCGACAACTCGGCCGGTATGCAGCGCACCGAAGTGACTTGCCGCAAGTGCGGCGCCCACCTCGGGCACGTCTTCAACGACAGCCCCCAAACTCCGACCGGCTTGCGCTACTGCATCAACTCCGCCTCGCTGAAGCTGGAACCGAAAGCGGTGTCGGTGGAGAAGGCCGCGCCCGCTGCCGCGACGCCGGAGAAGAAGTAA
- a CDS encoding SDR family oxidoreductase, translating to MIDLRGQAAVVTGSSSGVGRATALELARRGCDVLVHYCRSRPDAEALAAELRDLGVRTAVAQGDVADDAACRALIDKAVDAFGRLDILVNNAGTTRFIAHSALEEVTDEVWQRIMDVNVKGSFQCIRAAREAMIRTGAGHVVNVASVAGIKATGSSVPYAASKAAVINMTISLARALSPTIRVNAVAPGFIAGRWLEQGLGLQYDTVMKRHEDKLPLQRVSTPEDVADAIVSLLTGSRQVTGQTLPVDGGMLVADF from the coding sequence ATGATCGATCTTCGCGGACAAGCGGCGGTAGTGACCGGTTCGAGCAGCGGTGTTGGGCGAGCGACGGCGCTGGAGCTCGCGCGGCGCGGTTGCGACGTCTTGGTACATTACTGTCGTTCGCGTCCCGATGCCGAAGCGCTCGCCGCCGAATTGCGCGATCTCGGCGTCCGCACCGCCGTGGCCCAAGGAGACGTGGCCGACGATGCCGCCTGTCGGGCTCTCATCGACAAAGCGGTCGACGCGTTCGGCCGGCTCGACATTCTCGTCAACAATGCAGGCACCACGCGCTTCATCGCCCACTCGGCTTTGGAAGAGGTGACCGATGAAGTTTGGCAACGGATCATGGATGTGAACGTCAAAGGTTCGTTCCAGTGTATTCGCGCGGCCCGCGAGGCGATGATCCGAACCGGAGCGGGACATGTGGTGAACGTGGCGAGCGTGGCGGGGATCAAAGCGACGGGTAGCTCGGTCCCTTACGCGGCGTCGAAGGCCGCCGTGATCAACATGACCATCTCGCTCGCACGCGCGCTGAGCCCGACGATTCGGGTCAACGCCGTGGCCCCCGGCTTCATTGCCGGCCGGTGGCTCGAACAAGGGCTCGGCTTGCAGTACGACACGGTGATGAAGCGGCACGAAGACAAACTACCGCTGCAGCGCGTGAGCACGCCGGAAGACGTCGCCGATGCGATCGTGAGCTTGCTCACCGGCTCGAGACAAGTGACCGGGCAAACGCTGCCGGTCGACGGAGGGATGCTCGTCGCTGATTTTTAG
- a CDS encoding DUF1501 domain-containing protein — translation MLELTGRSWPSAGGLARRSFLKIGSVGLGAAGIGGLALPDLMAHRASAAAGSGKSAKNDTAVILFWMAGGPSQNDTFDPKPDASEIVRGPFKTIDTAVPGMRFSDQLPHLAKVADRLSVVRSIHHTHAVHDDASHWVQTGSPLLFAREQGQKQPAQGAVVSKLRGSCKEGVPPYVCIPEAYSSRRGFYQNAAFLGARHNPVAGGGDPKYGQYKLPEFSLPADLTFERIGDRRALSDSLNALSRQVDRHPAVAALDDTRSQAYDLVSGAAAREAFDLSREPDTLRDRYGRHFWGQSALLARRLVEAGVTFVTINLYEAEVDWWDDHSVIETGLRKRLPRFDQSLAALIADLQDRGLAERVLVGAFGEFGRSPKVDAKGGRGHWPGAMSAVLSGGGLRSGQVVGSTTADGGAPKDRPLSPGDLAATMYRVLGIDHEQFIHDAQNRPHRVLEQGKPIGELFG, via the coding sequence ATGCTCGAACTTACCGGACGCTCTTGGCCGTCGGCCGGCGGCTTGGCGCGACGCAGCTTCTTGAAGATCGGTTCCGTCGGTCTGGGTGCGGCCGGCATCGGCGGGCTCGCGCTACCCGACCTCATGGCACATCGGGCCTCGGCCGCCGCCGGCTCCGGGAAGAGTGCGAAAAACGACACGGCCGTGATCCTGTTTTGGATGGCCGGCGGGCCGTCGCAAAACGACACCTTCGATCCCAAGCCCGACGCCTCGGAGATCGTGCGCGGTCCGTTTAAGACGATCGACACCGCGGTTCCAGGGATGCGGTTCAGCGATCAGCTACCGCACCTCGCGAAGGTCGCCGATCGGCTTTCAGTCGTGCGCTCGATCCACCATACGCACGCCGTTCACGACGATGCCTCGCATTGGGTGCAGACCGGCTCGCCTCTGTTGTTCGCCCGCGAGCAAGGACAGAAGCAACCGGCGCAAGGGGCGGTCGTGTCGAAGCTGCGCGGCTCGTGCAAGGAGGGAGTTCCCCCTTACGTTTGCATTCCGGAAGCTTATTCGAGCCGAAGAGGCTTTTATCAGAATGCCGCGTTCCTTGGCGCGCGCCACAATCCCGTGGCCGGCGGCGGCGATCCGAAGTACGGCCAATACAAGCTGCCGGAGTTCTCGTTGCCGGCCGACCTTACGTTCGAGCGAATCGGCGATCGCCGCGCGCTGAGCGATTCGCTCAACGCATTGTCGCGACAAGTCGATCGGCATCCGGCGGTCGCGGCGCTCGACGACACGCGCAGCCAAGCCTACGACCTCGTCAGCGGAGCGGCGGCGCGGGAAGCGTTCGACCTGTCGCGCGAGCCCGACACGCTCCGCGATCGCTACGGTCGGCACTTCTGGGGGCAATCGGCGTTGCTCGCGCGCCGGCTCGTCGAGGCAGGGGTGACCTTCGTCACGATCAATCTCTATGAAGCCGAAGTCGATTGGTGGGACGACCATTCCGTGATCGAAACCGGTTTGCGTAAGCGGCTGCCGCGCTTCGATCAAAGCCTCGCGGCACTGATCGCCGATCTCCAAGACCGAGGCCTCGCCGAGCGGGTGCTCGTCGGTGCCTTCGGCGAGTTCGGCCGGTCGCCGAAGGTCGATGCGAAGGGGGGGCGCGGGCATTGGCCCGGCGCGATGTCGGCTGTGTTAAGCGGCGGAGGCTTGCGGAGCGGCCAAGTCGTCGGGTCGACCACGGCCGACGGCGGAGCGCCGAAAGATCGACCCCTCAGCCCGGGCGATCTCGCGGCGACGATGTATCGTGTGCTCGGCATCGACCACGAGCAGTTCATCCACGATGCGCAAAATCGCCCGCATCGGGTTCTTGAGCAAGGGAAGCCGATCGGCGAACTGTTCGGCTAG